In Acidaminococcus fermentans DSM 20731, one genomic interval encodes:
- a CDS encoding DUF6282 family protein: protein MKISCKGFYDIHLHPGPDVSPRKFSDEEVAEQLSKKKFAGFVLKNHFSETASRAALLQSRYPSMLIVGGIVLNRTVGGMNPYAVENCSKLGGRICWMPTLEARSYQQKKKPELTKQEADSYLYLLDPEGKLKPEVVSVLETVARCGMALATGHISAQEGLAVLQKGKELGIRTLIATHADNPADYYTKAERKKVVQLGGFVEHCFFNVRRGDTPIEELVEEIRELGADHVLLSSDVGQPSSPYPDEAMEMFAEMLLENGLSQDELDWCFKKNPKRILEA, encoded by the coding sequence ATGAAGATTTCCTGTAAAGGATTCTATGATATTCATCTTCATCCAGGACCGGATGTATCTCCACGAAAATTTTCAGATGAAGAAGTTGCCGAACAGCTGTCAAAAAAGAAATTTGCGGGATTTGTCCTGAAGAATCATTTTTCTGAGACTGCCAGCCGGGCTGCTCTTCTCCAATCCAGATATCCGTCCATGCTTATTGTGGGAGGGATTGTCCTGAATAGGACGGTAGGAGGGATGAACCCTTATGCCGTGGAGAATTGCAGCAAACTGGGCGGGCGGATTTGCTGGATGCCCACTTTGGAAGCCCGCAGTTATCAACAGAAAAAAAAGCCAGAACTGACAAAGCAGGAAGCAGATTCCTATCTCTATCTTTTGGATCCTGAAGGAAAGCTGAAACCAGAGGTGGTATCCGTACTGGAAACTGTGGCTCGATGCGGAATGGCTCTGGCTACCGGGCATATCAGTGCCCAAGAAGGCCTGGCTGTTCTGCAGAAAGGAAAGGAACTGGGAATCCGGACATTGATAGCCACCCATGCGGATAATCCTGCCGATTATTATACGAAGGCAGAAAGAAAGAAAGTTGTCCAATTGGGAGGTTTCGTAGAACACTGCTTTTTCAATGTACGTCGGGGAGATACCCCGATTGAAGAGCTGGTGGAGGAAATCCGGGAGCTGGGAGCGGATCATGTGCTCCTTTCCTCTGATGTGGGACAGCCCTCCTCACCGTATCCGGATGAAGCGATGGAAATGTTTGCCGAAATGTTGTTGGAAAATGGCTTGTCCCAGGATGAATTGGATTGGTGTTTTAAGAAAAACCCCAAAAGAATACTGGAAGCGTAA
- a CDS encoding SLC13 family permease, whose protein sequence is MTPMALALGILAITIICFIWEPFPIAVTAILASLSYGFFGIVKMNTVFAAYDNNTNILLAGMMVVGASLFHTGITDAIGKKMVALTGKSERNIILATLIVSCLLSSVCSNIGVMVAMAPLVTAMCVAAGIGPSRALLGLLFGAQFGGFVTLVGVGSNAAAAASMGELGLTPFGFFSITPFGIGVCIIGTLYFTFIGSRMIPDTGYIPEFAKTEKKELNKSKATIASITMLVVLAVIASGIKAVPMHVAAVLGACVIVATRCMTLKEALKAIDWNCLILVGALSVISTGVKNSGAGQAVADLIIHILGDNPSPFMISTVMFWAAAGLTQIMSNIPTILVFMPIGISIAQQIGVSPYPVAMIITLAGAASYATPFAAPQNMMTVGWTQYKFLDFLKIGIPMVVLTYLVIVGLIPVFLPY, encoded by the coding sequence ATGACACCGATGGCTCTTGCCTTAGGCATTCTGGCAATTACAATTATATGTTTTATATGGGAACCATTTCCCATTGCCGTTACAGCCATTCTGGCATCCTTGTCCTATGGCTTCTTCGGCATTGTGAAAATGAATACGGTTTTTGCCGCTTATGACAACAATACCAATATCCTGCTTGCCGGGATGATGGTTGTGGGAGCGTCTTTATTCCACACCGGGATTACCGATGCCATTGGCAAGAAAATGGTGGCTCTTACGGGAAAAAGCGAACGGAATATCATTCTGGCCACATTGATCGTTTCCTGCCTTCTCAGTTCTGTCTGCAGCAATATCGGGGTAATGGTGGCGATGGCTCCTCTGGTCACGGCCATGTGTGTGGCTGCTGGAATTGGGCCGTCCCGGGCACTTTTGGGCTTGCTGTTTGGTGCTCAGTTCGGAGGATTCGTCACGTTGGTTGGTGTGGGATCCAATGCTGCCGCAGCTGCTTCCATGGGAGAACTGGGATTGACACCATTTGGCTTTTTCAGCATTACCCCTTTCGGTATTGGGGTATGCATCATCGGAACCTTGTACTTTACCTTTATTGGGTCCCGGATGATCCCCGATACGGGATACATTCCTGAATTTGCCAAAACAGAAAAGAAAGAGCTGAATAAATCCAAAGCGACCATCGCTTCCATTACCATGCTGGTGGTTCTGGCCGTCATTGCTTCCGGAATCAAGGCTGTACCCATGCATGTGGCGGCTGTATTGGGGGCCTGCGTTATTGTGGCAACCCGCTGTATGACTTTGAAAGAGGCCTTGAAGGCCATTGATTGGAACTGCTTGATTCTGGTAGGAGCTTTGAGTGTAATTTCAACCGGGGTAAAGAACAGTGGCGCTGGTCAGGCCGTAGCGGATCTGATCATCCATATCCTTGGCGACAATCCCAGCCCTTTCATGATTTCTACTGTTATGTTCTGGGCTGCTGCTGGGCTGACTCAGATTATGTCCAATATTCCAACTATATTGGTGTTCATGCCCATAGGGATTTCCATTGCACAACAGATTGGAGTCAGTCCTTATCCGGTGGCCATGATCATTACCCTGGCTGGGGCTGCTTCTTATGCCACTCCTTTTGCGGCACCTCAAAATATGATGACGGTAGGCTGGACCCAGTATAAATTTCTGGATTTTTTAAAAATTGGGATTCCCATGGTAGTTTTAACGTATCTGGTAATTGTTGGGTTGATTCCTGTTTTCCTGCCATATTAA